In Salvelinus alpinus chromosome 20, SLU_Salpinus.1, whole genome shotgun sequence, a genomic segment contains:
- the LOC139547216 gene encoding zona pellucida-like domain-containing protein 1 has product MNDPACKGTVDRNVTPPVLRFELPLNTTNSCGSLFRTTSAPGTGIFSDFSNIQTVNISGVVRSYDPTTGTVTYNTELKYFYSCAYPLEYLINNTLIDVSASSIAVKDNNGSFISTLRLELFSDVNYTTPMVIPKLGLELRTKVYAQVKATNLTTQYNVLLDRCYASISPLPTNSTFFNLFVPCNKEQMTTMHENGNSHNARFSFPAFRFIEQQNETVSTYFLHCITRLCEKSSCSSFMQCNSRRRRGVVPATEDGVTEYKTLTSPPITTKAESIVASKEQLMGSNNSNSTSGLAVTVGFLAFACIIAIVIAAVFYKRLNH; this is encoded by the coding sequence atgaatGACCCAGCCTGCAAGGGAACCGTGGATAGAAATGTGACTCCACCGGTCTTGAGGTTTGAATTACCCCTCAACACGACCAATTCTTGTGGCAGCCTCTTCAGGACAACCAGCGCTCCAGGCACAGGGATATtttctgacttctccaacatccAGACAGTCAACATCAGCGGTGTGGTCCGATCATATGATCCCACCACAGGGACAGTCACTTACAACACTGAGTTGAAGTATTTTTACTCCTGTGCCTATCCCCTAGAGTACCTGATCAACAACACCCTAATTGATGTGTCAGCATCCTCCATTGCAGTGAAGGACAATAATGGTAGTTTCATCAGCACTTTGAGACTTGAACTCTTCAGTGATGTCAACTACACTACTCCCATGGTCATTCCGAAACTGGGTCTTGAGCTGAGAACCAAAGTCTATGCGCAAGTCAAGGCCACCAACCTGACCACCCAGTACAATGTGCTCCTGGACCGATGCTACGCCTCCATTTCTCCTCTACCCACTAACTCCACTTTCTTCAACCTGTTTGTCCCTTGCAACAAGGAACAGATGACCACCATGCATGAGAACGGGAATAGTCATAATGCCCGCTTCTCCTTCCCGGCCTTCCGCTTCATCGAGCAGCAGAATGAGACCGTGTCCACCTACTTCCTCCACTGCATCACCCGTCTCTGTGAGAAAAGCAGCTGCAGTAGCTTCATGCAATGTAACAGCAGGAGGAGAAGGGGTGTTGTTCCTGCTACCGAAGATGGAGTGACAGAGTACAAAACCCTCACCTCCCCTCCCATTACCACTAAAGCAGAGAGCATTGTAGCTTCAAAAGAACAACTCATGGGCAGCAACAACTCTAACTCCACTTCAGGTCTTGCGGTGACAGTGGGCTTCCTGGCCTTCGCCTGCATCATCGCCATTGTGATAGCAGCGGTCTTCTACAAGAGGCTCAACCATTAA
- the LOC139547217 gene encoding zona pellucida-like domain-containing protein 1 translates to MNTARNAKMHLLSFFLLAMMVAKSSQLQLSDCGLNLRRPAYTDISVTCGTKSIGLAILICPAIYTGYNESLLILNNIMNDPACKGTVDESVTPPVVRFEFTINTTNSCGSLFRTTSAPGTGIFSDFSNIQTVNISGVVRSYDPTTGTVTYNTELKYFYSCAYPLEYLINNTLIDVSASSIAVKDNNGSFISTLRLELFSDVNYTTPMVIPKLGLELRTKVYAQVKATNLTTQYNVLLDRCYASISPLPTNSTFFNLFVPCNKEQMTTMHENGNSHNARFSFPAFRFIEQQNETMSTYFLHCITRLCEKSSCSTFMQCNSRRRRGVVPATEDGVTEYKTLTSPPITTKAESIVASKEQLMGSNNSNSTSGLAVTVGFLAFACIIAIVIAAVFYKRLNH, encoded by the coding sequence ATGAACACAGCAAGGAATGCAAAAATGCATCTTCTCAGCTTTTTTCTTTTGGCAATGATGGTCGCAAAGAGCAGTCAACTACAATTAAGTGACTGTGGATTGAATTTAAGACGCCCAGCATACACTGATATCTCAGTAACTTGCGGCACAAAATCTATTGGTCTGGCTATCCTCATCTGCCCTGCCATTTACACTGGCTACAACGAGTCCCTGCTTatcctcaacaacatcatgaatGACCCAGCCTGCAAGGGAACCGTGGATGAAAGTGTGACTCCCCCGGTCGTGAGGTTTGAATTCACCATCAACACGACCAATTCTTGTGGCAGCCTCTTCAGGACAACCAGCGCTCCAGGCACAGGGATATtttctgacttctccaacatccAGACAGTCAACATCAGCGGTGTGGTCCGATCATATGATCCCACCACAGGGACAGTCACTTACAACACTGAGTTGAAGTATTTTTACTCCTGTGCCTATCCCCTAGAGTACCTGATCAACAACACCCTAATTGATGTGTCAGCATCCTCCATTGCAGTGAAGGACAATAATGGTAGTTTCATCAGCACTTTGAGACTTGAACTCTTCAGTGATGTCAACTACACTACTCCCATGGTCATTCCGAAACTGGGTCTTGAGCTGAGAACCAAAGTCTATGCGCAAGTCAAGGCCACCAACCTGACCACCCAGTACAATGTGCTCCTGGACCGATGCTACGCCTCCATTTCTCCTCTACCCACTAACTCCACTTTCTTCAACCTGTTTGTCCCTTGCAACAAGGAACAGATGACCACCATGCATGAGAACGGGAATAGTCATAATGCCCGCTTCTCCTTCCCGGCCTTCCGCTTCATCGAGCAGCAGAATGAGACCATGTCCACCTACTTCCTCCACTGCATCACCCGTCTCTGTGAGAAGAGCAGCTGCAGTACCTTCATGCAATGTAACAGCAGGAGGAGAAGGGGTGTTGTTCCTGCTACCGAAGATGGAGTGACAGAGTACAAAACCCTCACCTCCCCTCCCATTACCACTAAAGCAGAGAGCATTGTAGCTTCAAAAGAACAACTCATGGGCAGCAACAACTCTAACTCCACTTCAGGTCTTGCGGTGACAGTGGGCTTCCTGGCCTTCGCCTGCATCATCGCCATTGTGATAGCAGCGGTCTTCTACAAGAGGCTCAACCATTAA